From the Variovorax paradoxus genome, the window CGCTCGAAACTGCAGCCCGTGAGGTCGGCGTCGATGAACTGGCACAGGTGGAAGTCCTGCGCGGAGAAGTCCTGGCCCGCCAGTTCGGCCTCGCTGAAGATCACGTTGTGAAAGCTGGCGCCCCTGAAGCCGGTGCCGCGCAGGGCAGCGCGATAGAACACGGTGGTGTGCAGCGCCACTTCGTCGAAGCGCGCCTCGGCGAGGCAGGATTCGCCGAACACCGCCTTCGTGAGATCGGCACCGCCGAAGTAGGCCCGGTCCAGCGCGCTTTGATGAAAGGCCGCCAGGTCGAGCCTGGCGCCGCTCAGCTGCGCGCCCTGCAGCTGCGATTCGCTGAAGACGGTGCGCGTCATCGCTGCCTGCCGAAGGTTGGCGCCGGACAGCGTGCACTTGTGGAAGGCCGCGCGCTGCAGTTCGGCACCGTCGAGCGTGGCTTCGTCGAATCGGCAGGTGTCGAACATCGACTCGGTCAGCCGCGCGCCGCCCAGGCTGGCGCCCGAGAAGTCGCATTCGCCGAATGCGCCGCCGCTCAGGTCGAGGCCGTCCATGACCATGCCCCTGAAGTCCTGGCCCTGGATGTGCTCGCCGCCGCGGATCTTCCGTACCAGCTCGCCCGGCGTCATCGGACCGGGTCCGCCGCGCGGCGCGGGACGGTCTTGGCCTGCTCGAGGTAGGCGCCGCGGGTTTCGGTGACGGTGTCGATCAGCGCCTGCGAGACGTCGGCGCGGAACAGGTTGGCGTCGCGCAGGTCGGTTCCGACCAGCGTCGCCTTCTGGAGACTGGCATGCATGAGGTTGGCGCCGCGCAGCGACGCGTGGGTGAAATCCGCGCGGATGAACAGGCTCTCGGGCGCGTCGATGGCGCTCAGGTTGGCGCCGGCAAGGCAGCAGGAGGACAGGTCGCAGGTGTCGAGCGTGGCCCGCGCGAAGCGCGCGTGCTCCAGCGGCATCTCGCGCAGGCTGCACTGCACCAGGGTTGCATCCTCGAAGCCGGCCGTGCGCAGCGTGCTGGTGCCGACGAAGCAGGTGGTCCGCAGCGTGGCGCCGCTGAACACGATGCCGTCGTCCCCGCCGGTGTGCACCCAGGCGCAGGCTTCGAGGCTGGCGTGCGAAAAGTCCAGCTGCGAGACCACGCACGAGATCAGGCCGAACTTGTGCAGCCGGGCTGCATGGAAGCTGCAATCGTGCAGGCGGCTCTGCTCGAGCACGGTGACGTAGTCGAGGCGTGCCCCGTCGAAGCGGCAGCGTTCGAAATGCATGCCCATCAGGTTCAGGTGCTCGAGCCGGGCCTGAGTGAAATCGCAGTCGTCGAAGCGCGTCTTCTCGGCCACGGTCTCGTGGAACTTCGCTCCCGCGAACGATGTGCGCGTGCATTGCGCCAGGCTCAGGTTGGCGCGATCGAGCACGCAGCCCGCCAGCGATGCGCCCTGCAGGTTCGCGCGCACCAGCACCGCCTCGGTGGCGTCGGCGCCGTCGAGCAGGGCACCGGCCAGGTTCGCGCTCTCGAGCAGCGTGCGGTGCAGGCGGGCACCGCGCAGGTCCATGGCCGACAGGTCGGCGCCCGTCAGGTCCAGGCCCGACAGGTCGCGCGAGCTTTCCATGGCCTGCCGCACGCGGTGGCGCGCTTCGTTCGTCTGCTCGGTGTTCATCGTGTCGGCGGCCGATTGGTGCTGGGCCGCAAGCCGGTACATGTCGATCAGGCCGCGGCGGCCTTTTTCGGCGGTCTGTGCAAGTTCCGCCTGCTGCGCCGCCGACATCGGCGCGGTGCCGGTGGCACCGGCGATGCCGAGCATGCCCTGCACCACGGTGCGTGCGTCGAAGGCGGGCGGGCCCTTGGCCTGGCTCTGCGTGGCGGTCCGGACGAGCTCGCCGGTGTCGAAGCCCACCTTGCGCGACTCGGCGGCGTTGGCCTCGCCCAGTTGCGCCAGCTCGCGGCGCCCCTGGTCCAGCCTGCGCTGCTGCTCGAGCTCGTAGACCTTGGTCTGCTCGATGAACTCGGGCAGCTCTGCCAGGCTCGGCATCTTCGTGAACGGCGCGGGCATGGCCTGTTCCTTGAAGTGGCGCGGCTTGTGGCCGATGTCCAGCGCCTGCCGGGTCAGGTCTTCGCGCACGGTGCGGCCACGCTCGCGCATGTTGCGCAGCAGAGGGGATTCCTCGTCGCCGCCGGTCTGGTCGATCCAGGGGCCGACGGCGGCGGACGGCAACAGCTCGTCGTCGCGAAACATGTGGAGCCCGCCGGTCTCGGGGTTGCTGCGGCGTTGCAGGATGGCGAAATAGTGTTCGAGCGGCCGCGGCGCTTCGGACGCAGCCTCGATCGCCGGCATCACGTGCGTGACGTCTGCGGCGTCGTCCTCGGCGATGGCGGTTTCGCCGTGGAAGATCAGCGCCACCTGCGACAGGTGCGGGAAGAACCATGCTGTGGTCAGCCGCAGGTCGACTTCCTCGAAACGCTCCGGCTCGGCGAGGCCCGATGCGGTCTTGCGCGCGATGAAGCCCCGCGCGCGCCAGTCCGGCAACAGGCCGCGCTGCACGGGCTGCGACGGGTGCATGTTCCAGATCTCGTAAGGCGTGCCGCCCGGGATGCGGTCGCTGTCGCTCCAGCGCTGATCGGGCAGGGCGGCGTTGAAGAGGCGCCAGTCCATGTCCTGCGAGAAGCCCGGATACAGGTTCTCGCGCCAGTGGCCGTCGTAGTGCCGTCCGATCAGCTGCATGCGCGCGGGCCAGCTCACGTCCATCGCGCCCAAGCAGGCGGGCGCGGGCTGCCGCGAGGGATGATCGATGCGCCGGTGCGGATGCTCGACGTTGGGCAGGCGCTGCACGAGTGAGCCGTCGGCAACCAGCTCGGGCGCGTGGCCGATGCCCAGCGGGTTGTCGGCGAAGCCGGGACCACCGTAGGCACGGCTCCAGTCGAGCCGCATCGACTCGAAGGGCTGCGGCGCGGTGGCCCGGCCGTCGATCCAGTGGCGGTCGCCGAACACGATGAGCTGCTTGGCCAGCGCGCCCACGCGCACCTCGACGGCACAGGCCGTCTTTTCCTGCTGGTGGCGGGTGTATGCGTGGCCGGTGGCCAGGAACTCCGCGCAGGGCTTGGGCATGCCCAGGTCGAGCACAC encodes:
- a CDS encoding pentapeptide repeat-containing protein, encoding MTPGELVRKIRGGEHIQGQDFRGMVMDGLDLSGGAFGECDFSGASLGGARLTESMFDTCRFDEATLDGAELQRAAFHKCTLSGANLRQAAMTRTVFSESQLQGAQLSGARLDLAAFHQSALDRAYFGGADLTKAVFGESCLAEARFDEVALHTTVFYRAALRGTGFRGASFHNVIFSEAELAGQDFSAQDFHLCQFIDADLTGCSFERARLSQCNFKGARLQRAVLANVHAPQCLFPEADLRQADARAGHFAQSLWVDAQLADADLSGAQLTQCVFHRARCNRTSFARSELVYADFSYADLGGADMRGATFQRTQLHRAMQDGTRWSDRIGVLENDPALFEAERRAVARGSRPQRAGRDAFGRPLRTPALPSEDTGP
- a CDS encoding DUF2169 domain-containing protein, encoding MKTVKPLRLSVITRPFLRSGHQRLGLTVMGMLSMDDGEGLGAGVLLPETEFWNTVSEELGTTGVLDLGMPKPCAEFLATGHAYTRHQQEKTACAVEVRVGALAKQLIVFGDRHWIDGRATAPQPFESMRLDWSRAYGGPGFADNPLGIGHAPELVADGSLVQRLPNVEHPHRRIDHPSRQPAPACLGAMDVSWPARMQLIGRHYDGHWRENLYPGFSQDMDWRLFNAALPDQRWSDSDRIPGGTPYEIWNMHPSQPVQRGLLPDWRARGFIARKTASGLAEPERFEEVDLRLTTAWFFPHLSQVALIFHGETAIAEDDAADVTHVMPAIEAASEAPRPLEHYFAILQRRSNPETGGLHMFRDDELLPSAAVGPWIDQTGGDEESPLLRNMRERGRTVREDLTRQALDIGHKPRHFKEQAMPAPFTKMPSLAELPEFIEQTKVYELEQQRRLDQGRRELAQLGEANAAESRKVGFDTGELVRTATQSQAKGPPAFDARTVVQGMLGIAGATGTAPMSAAQQAELAQTAEKGRRGLIDMYRLAAQHQSAADTMNTEQTNEARHRVRQAMESSRDLSGLDLTGADLSAMDLRGARLHRTLLESANLAGALLDGADATEAVLVRANLQGASLAGCVLDRANLSLAQCTRTSFAGAKFHETVAEKTRFDDCDFTQARLEHLNLMGMHFERCRFDGARLDYVTVLEQSRLHDCSFHAARLHKFGLISCVVSQLDFSHASLEACAWVHTGGDDGIVFSGATLRTTCFVGTSTLRTAGFEDATLVQCSLREMPLEHARFARATLDTCDLSSCCLAGANLSAIDAPESLFIRADFTHASLRGANLMHASLQKATLVGTDLRDANLFRADVSQALIDTVTETRGAYLEQAKTVPRRAADPVR